CAGCCAGGGGTTCCCTGCCAGGTCCCTGCTGTCTCCCCTTCTGGACATCCTCCAGCTCACCCATGGGTGTGGTTGCTGGGGGCCAGGCAGGAGCTTTGCGCTCCAGTACAAGGGGGGGGCTCTCCGCAGCGGCGGCGGCTGCCCTGCTGAGGGGGCATCTTTCCCAGCCACTGTATCCTGCTCGGGCTGGAGCCCCGCCGTGACCCTGCGGTAGAGAGGACTTTGTCAATGCTTGCTTCTTGGTTGTACTTCCTCAAGAGGTTTGAGGAAGGTTGTGGATACTCGGAACGGCAGGATGCCAGGGGGACGGTGAATAGCCACGCTGGGCAAGGGGCTTCCTCGTGGCCCAGGCAGAGAAGGACATCAGCTTGACGGAAGACTCACGGAAGAATCATAACCGTAAACACAGCTTTGCCCAAAGCCAGTGCTCCAGAGAAATGTCTCCTCTGGCCAAGGAGCAGAGCAGATGCTTTTCTGCTTTCCTGGGAGAGAGGAACAAGGACACGTGGCAAGGCAGGATGTCGGCAGGGTAGTAGAGAGACCAGAGCGTGTCCGGGGAGGCGGTGTGTGAGGAGGCCCCGGGGGGAGAACCAGTTCCTCCGCGAGCGCGGTGCGGGCTGTTCTGGGGAGTCTGGGAGGCCAGGGTGGGTCCCTCCATCCCTTCTGCCGTGTCTGCCCCACTCAGGCATCGGGAGAGGCAAGAGGGCCATCAGTGTCCTGCCAGTGATGGGCGTGCTCAGGGAGGGTGACAGCTGCGGGCGCTCATGCCCGCGTCTGGAGAGGGCAGTTGGGGGGGGTGCCAGCGGAGGGTGGCACTGGGGGTTCTGACCAGGACAGAGCAGGGTCTGCAAGCTGGGAGGTCTGGGATAGCCCCCAGGGTGAAGAGGCCTAGAGGCAGAATGGCCCTGCCTGAGTTGGCCAGAGATCCCTGTGTCCCTGAGTCGGGAAGGGAGAACCACATAAGCTCTGGGTCCTCTAATTTGGGGACACTGCGTCTCACCATGGCTTTAGCAGCTCATCCCTCATATACACGGATACATGTGCCGGAACATCCAGAACATGTTCTCAGAGGGACCCCTGCACACTGgctggcccagccccagccctgcaggcAGCATGCTCCTGTAGTCTCCTGGCTCTCCCCTCTCAGAGAGCTGGTGGGTTCTGGAAACTCCTCCCAGGGTCCCACACCTGAGGGtctcctggggagaggggagggagcccagAGGTTGGAGGAGGGAGGGCGGGGCTGGGCTAAATGCGTGTGTCAGGAGAGTGTGCAAGTCTTGACCCCGGGTCTGTGAGTTAAGCCGCATGTTGGGTGttgagactactttaaaaaaaaagtgtgtatgtgCCTTCACTGGCCCACACCATTGGTTCCTCCTCTTCATCagcttcctctgtctccctcgaGGTTGACCCGTCTGTGGAAAGTCACCTGTCAGGCAGGGGTGTGCCCTGTGCCCTGTCAGCCTGGGCTTGTGCTGGGGGCTCACGGAGCCCCGGGGTGTCGCGGTGTGGGCGGACACATGCGTGAGTGCCCAGACACTGTCTAGAGGGGCTGCTCCGTTCCCTGGGAGGTGGGCCTGCGGGTGCTTTGAGACCCAGGAGGTGAGATCGTGGCCATGCTGGGGGCAGCCACCCCTGTACCTGTCCTGCTTAGTGGCGGTGGCTGGGCTCTGGTCGGTAGGTTGGGTTACAGGTCAGACCTCTTGAGAAGGGACTGGGAGTCAGTCTccttggagaggaggagggcaggtggGCCTGGTCAGCtgtggaggaaggcagaggagggccGGGCACTCCTGGCGCGTCCTCTGAGGCCCTGACCCCCGCTGGCCTTTGTTCTAGTTTCCCGGGCAGGTCTAGAGAGACCCTCAAGGGGACGCGTCCTCTGCACTGGGTGGCTCCCCCGGGCCCGGGCTCCCCTGACCCTTATCTCTCCCCACAGGGTGCGAGGGGTGATGGCTCTGCAGCTCTGGGCCCTGACCCTGCTGGGCCTGGTGGGCACCGGGGCGGGCCTGCGGCCCCGCAGGCTGGACGTCTTCCGCAGCGACACGGAGCTGAACCACCTGGTTGTGGACGAGGCGTCGGGCGTGCTGTATGTGGGGGCTGTGAACGCGCTCTACCAGCTCAGCGCGGATCTGCAGCTGCGGCAGCAGGCCACCACGGGCCCGGCCCTGGACAACAAGAAGTGCACGCCGCCCATTGAGCCGAGCCAGTGCCATGAGGCCGTTCAGACCGACAACGTCAACCAGCTCCTGCTGCTCGACCCACCTGGGAAGCGCCTCGTCGAGTGCGGGAGCCTCTTCAAGGGGATCTGTGCCCTGCGCGCCCTGAGCAACATCTCCACACGCCTCTTCTACGAGGACGGCAGCGGCGAGAAGTCCTTTGTGGCCAGCAACGACGAGCGCGTGGCCACGGTGGGGCTGGTGAGCGCTGCGAGCCCCGGTGGCGAGCGGGTTCTGTTCGTGGGCAAAGGCAATGGGCCCCATGACAACGGCATCATTGTGAGCACCCGCCTGCTGGACCGGGCCGAGGGCAGGGAGGCCTTCGAGGCCTATACCGACCACGCCACCTACAAGGCCGGATACCTGTCCACCAACACACAGCAGTTCGTGGCCGCCTTTGAGGACGGTCTCTACGTTTTCTTCGTCTTCAACCAGCAGGACAAGCACCCGCCCCGAAACCGCACACTCTTGGCTCGCATGTGCAAGCAGGACCCCTTCTATTACTCCTACCTGGAGATGGACCTGGAGTGCCTCGACCCCAGTGAGCCCCAGACCCCGGCCTTCGGCACCTGCTTGGCGGCCTCTGTGGCCGGGCTGAGCGCCAGCAGGGTGCTGTACGCCGTCTTCAGCAGGGACGGCCGGAGCGGTGGAGGACCCCACGCAGGCCTCTGCCTGTTCCCGCTGGACGAGGTCCATGCCAAGATGGAGGCCAGCCGCAACGCCTGCTACACAGGCGCCCGGGACGTGGGCCGCGACACCTTCTACAAGCCCTTCCACGGCGAGATCCAGTGTGGCGGCCACGGGCCGGTATGTGACCTCAGCACCTCCTCGCAGAGGCCTGGCTCACCTGCGTCCCTGTGGGTCTGTGTGTTGTTGCGCTCGTGGGTGTGTTCCCCTCCCCTGCTCGGGAGGGCCCGgcgagagggtgtgtgtgtgtgtgacgtgTCACTGTGTCAGGTCCCACCCATGGGCCCTGCTTCTTCCtggtgtctgcctctctgccctcagcCTAGTCCAGCAGGCAGGTGCTGTTGGGTCATGGggtctctccctctggcctgggctctgggcaCTGAGCCAGAAGACAGGGAACCTGGGAGTCGGGCGTGCATCACTGCCTACCTGGGTGGTGTCCCTGATTGTGGCCCTTGGTCCTGGGGACGTGTGTGGGGACTGCATGTCCTAGGAGCCCTCGTAGGGAGGGCGTCCAGAGCTGGGGGATCTGTGCCCAGAGCTGATCCCTGGTCCACAGGCCGCCAGTGAGAGCTTCCCGTGTGGCTCTGAGCACCTGCCTTACCCACTGGGCAGCAGAGATGGACTCACAGTGACGGCTGTGCTGCACCGTGGTGGCCTGAACCTGACGGCTGTGGTGGTGACCGCTGAGCACGGCCACACTGTTGCCTTCCTGGGCACCTCGGATGGCCAGGTCCTCAAGgtgaggcctgggctggggctgggccgcTCCCTGGGGGGGCCATCCACGCAAGACCCGCATCTCACACGCCTGCCCTCGCCCCGCAGGTGTACCTTGCCCCAGATGGCAGCTCTGCGGAGTACGGCTCCATCCTTGTAGAGATCAACAAGAGAATCAAGCGGGACCTGGTGCTGTCCCCGGATCTGGCCTTTCTCTACACCATGACCCAGGACAAGGTGGGCCTCGGcagcccctgggggaggggcatcgCTGGTCCAGGCCACTGTCAGAAGCCTGAAGAGGTGCGGAGCGGGACGGGAGGAGTTCCCTCGTCCCCCTGGTGCTGGCCTTCTGTCGGAGACTCGCTTCGTTTGTGGCCCTGCCCCAGGTCCACGCTGACAGAAGGGGCCTGTGCAGCCCTCTGAGCTCAGACAGAGCTCATGGGCGAGGCCCCCCAGTCCACTGGGAGCACAGTTGGGACCCCACATTATCCTGGGCCAATGACAGCCACAGGGCAGGCCCACCAGAGCCTGGAGGGCAGCTGCTTCTGGACCCTCACCAGTAAGCCTTGCATTGGTATCAGGCTTTTAAAGGTCAGAAAGGTGCGACCAAGGAAGACCCGGCCGAAGAGCCAGGCCCTGGTGGCTGCTGTCGTCCCACTCACCGTCCTGTTGCCCTCAGGTTTTCCGGTTCCCCGTGCAGGACTGTCTGAGCTACCCGACCTGCGAACAGTGTCACAGCTCTCAGGACCCCTACTGTGGCTGGTGCGTCATCGAGGGACGGTGAGTGTCCAGGACTCCAGGGGTCTCGGCCCTGGCCCGGGGGGGCCTGGGGGTGTGGCTGACAGGGCCCAGGACTAAAGCTACCCCCTGCCCCCTAGATGCACCAGGAGGGCTGAGTGCTCACGGGCCGAGGAGAGTGGCCACTGGCTGTGGAGCCGGCACGAGTCCTGTGTAGCCATCACCGGGGCCCAGCCACAGAACATGAGCCGGAGGGCCCAGGGGGAGGTGCGTGGTGCGGTTGGGCATGGCCCTGGtgctgggcaggggtgggtctcctgctggcctggggctgTTGGGTCCACGGGGAGAACCGcggcgtgttctctctctctggcctgggTTCTGGGCGCTGAGCCTGAGGACAGGGAGCCTTTCCTTTGTTGGGTTCCGTGGCCCCTGTGACCTGGGGGGCCCTGTTCCCAGTGCGACGGAGTCTATTCCAAGGGATCAGCGTGTGCACGCACAGGCGTGCTGGAGAGCAGGACGTGCACACGCACCCTGCGTGGAGAGGTTCTCCTGTGAGCCGCGCCCCTCCCCAGGTGCAGCTGACTGTCCGTCCCCTCCCGGCCCTGAGCGAGGAAGATGAACTGCTTTGCCTCTTTGGTGACTCTCCCGCGCACCCGGCCCGCGTGGAGGAGGACGCCGTCATCTGCAACTCCCCACATACCGTCCCTGACACGCCGCCCGGCCATGGTGAGGCCCCCGTGCAGCTGCCGGGTGGGCACCTCCGGTCCCAGCGGTGCAGCCTGAGGCCGAGACACCCCTGCCTCGGTCGATTGAGGTGGAGGGCCCTGGAGCCGTGGGAGAGGGGGCCGTGTGCTCTCGGCGCCACAGGGGTGCCCAGCTTTAGGCTTTGCTGTCCAGGCAGAGACCCCTTaggcctccccagccctgtccGGCCTCAGATGGCGGGGGCTCTGAGGGCAGCTCACTGGTGCAGGCAGGGCCTTTACAGCTGAGGATCCACGAGCCTTTGTGCctccagggacagagagagggtggaggagcGCAGAGCCCTGGGAGCCGGCCCCAGAGCCGAGATCTGAGAGCATGGGCAGGCCTGGCTGAGCCCAGGGCAAGTCACAGGCCAGAGATCTCCCCCGGGCCTGTGGGAGCTCCGATGGGGCGAGGGTTTGGCTGCAGAGGCCCCGTGCCCACttgccctgcccccgccccaccagCCTCACCCTGCGTGCTGAGGCCCCCACCTGATGCTGCCCTGGTCTCTGTCCGCAGACCACGTGGCTGTGAACATCCAGCTGCTGTTCCGACGCGGCAGTGTCTTCCTCACGTCCCACCTGTATCCCTTCTACGACTGCCGGGAGGCCATGAGCCTGGCGGAGAACCTGCCGTGAGTGTCTTGCTGGCCTGGTGCGCCTGTCACCTGGTCCCCGCTCCGGGCCCTGCGCCCttcaccgccccctcccccgaggCCCGGTGGGCCCCGCGctcctcaccaccctctcctccaGGTGCATCTCGTGTGCAAGCAACCGCTGGACCTGCCAGTGGGACCTGCGCTACCACGAGTGCCGGGAGGCCTCCCCCAACCCCGAGGAGGGCATCGTCCGCGCCCACATGGTGAGGGCGGTACACCCCGTGCGGAGGCTGCGTCGCTTGGCCGTGGCCACGCGGCTCCTGACCAGCTTTCTTCTCTCCAGGAGGACAACTGCCCTCAGTTCCTGAACCCCAGCCCACTGGTCATTCCCATGAACCACGAGACGGACGTGACCTTCCAGGGCAAGAACCTGGACACAGTGAAGGTGGCAGGGCTTGTGGGGTACCGGCCAGGGAGCCCAGCGGGGGCCGTGGGGGTTGGTGGAGAGTCCGTGGGGCTCCTTCAGAGCATTTTCCTGCAAAACCAAAGTTCAGGTGTCTGGTGCAGCTTTGAGCTTTCCTGGGCTTGGGACCTGGCACACAAGGGAGGTGCTCCGCGTGTGTCTGGGCCCAGAAGGCAGCAGAGAGGCCAGAACGGGGTGGCGTTCAAATGGACCTCGAGAACATAGAGAGCAGGAGACCAGTGGGGTTCAAGCTGGGCACGTTGAGTGGCCGGGACGCTGCTTGGTGACGGGGAGTGGGCTGTGCTCTGGGTCTCAGCAAGACGGGCACATCCGGGAGCAGCCGGTGGTCAGCCCAGTGGGTGGCCGTGGGGCCCCCAGAGGGCTGGGAGGTCTGCGGGGGGTCCTGACTACACCACCTTGCAGGGGTCCTCTTTGTACGTGGGCAGTGACGTGCTCAAGTTTGAGGAGCCGGTGAGCACACAGGAGCCAGGAACCTTCTTCTTTCGGACCCCAAAGGTGCGGCTCCCAGGGCAGGCAGGCCACGCTGCTGGATCCCGAGGAAGGGTCTTGGGGGCACAGGCAGGGTAGGGGTGCACGGGGGCTGGGGCGCCTTGGAACGTTTGTGTGTCTCCCACCTCCCTGCAATCAGAGTGATCGTGATCGGTCTGAGGCCACAGCTTGCTGCCCCTGGAGGCCTCCCCCTGCTGCCCCTCAGCTGTGGGGGGACTATGTGGTCCAGAcacaggggtgggggagcggggAGTACAGCGGGTCCCTGCGTGTTCCTGCAGCTGTCCCACGACGCCAACGAGACACTGCCTTTGCACCTGTATGTCAAATCCTACGGCAAAAATGTCGACAGCAAGCTCCAAGGTAGGCGGGGCAGTGACGGGGGTGGCCGGGGGCAGGAAGTAGGTAACCCCCTGACACCTGGCCACTTCGTTCGCAGTTACCCTCTACAGCTGCTCCTTTGGCCGCAGCGACTGCAGCCTGTGCCTGGCCGCAGACCCCGCGTAcaagtgtgtgtggtgtgtggggcAGGGCCGCTGCGTGTACGAGGGCCTGTGCAGCAACAGCACCTCCGAGTGCCCGCCGCCCGTCATCACCAGGGTGAGTCCCCACACCTGCCCGGCGGGGAGAACCTTGGCCTGGCCgctgccctgcccctcctccgCCCGAGCGGCTGGGTCAGCTGGGCTCTGCCAATTCCAGATTCATCCTGAGACGGGCCCGCTGGGCGGCGGCATCCGGGTCACCATCCTTGGGTCCAATTTGGGGGTCAGAGCAGAGGATGTCAAGACGGTCAGTGTGGCGGGCCGGAACTGCGTCTTTGAGCCGGAGCGCTACTCCGTGTCCACACGGTGAGTGGCTCGCCTGCAGTCTGGGCAGCGCTGGCTGTGCTGGGGGCGCAGGCGACCAGTgcttgggggagggtgggaggcggACATGCGTGGGTGCCCAGGATGTGCACACCCACTGCGGACTGTGCTGCCTTGTCTGGGAGTCCAGGATCGTGTGCGCTGTCGAGGCAGCCCCGGAGCCCATCACCGGGGGGGTCGTGGTGAATGTCAGCGGGAAGCTGGGCCACTCGCCTGCCCACGTCCAGTTCACCTACCAGGTAGGGGCCTGGCCTTTATGACCTGGAGGGTTGTGTGTTGACGCGGGCTGGGGTGGGCCGAGTCCCCAACGCCCCAGCCCGATCCGAATGCGTCCGTTGCCCTTCTAGCAGCCGCAGCCTCTCCGCGTGGAGCCAAAGCAGGGGCCCCAGGCAGGGGGCACCACACTGACCATCAGCGGCACCCACCTGGACACAGGCTCTGCAGAGGACGTGCGGGTGACCCTCAATGACGTCCCTTGTAAAGTGTGCGTGTCATCTGCAGGCTGGGGCTCTCTGGTCCTCAGTCTGGCCGGAGTGGGCAGTGGAAGTAGCCTGATCTGCTGACCCCCACCCCGGTTTGGGCCTGGGGTTGACAGtggctaccccccccccccccaccaggacGCAGTTTGGGGCCCAGCTCCAGTGTGTGACTGGCCCACAGCCTGTGCTGGGCGAGCTGCCGCTGGAGGTTTACTACGGCGGCTCCCGGGTGTCCAGCCCCGCTGTTGTCTTCACCTACCGCGAGAACCCAGTGCTGCGGGCCTTTGAACCGCTGCGAAGTTTTGTCAGGTgtggcctcctcccctccccgggGACAGTGGTGCCAGCTGGGggaccccaccccacacccacccccttCCGCTACTTCCCAGGAGTCCTCTGCCCACCAGGCTCATGAGGACGTCATGGGGCCGGTCCGTCAGAGAACCCACTGTATCCCCAGATCCGCTTCCTCCTAGAAACCCACGTGGGCAGGCCCCCCCACTTCTGACAAGCGATGGCAGTGCCCGTGGTCCTGTGCTCAGAGCTTGACCCCCCCACTCTACCTCAGAGCTGCGTGAATACCCCAGAGCAGAGAGGGGTCGGGGCTCcgggccctgccctcccccagccagccCACTGCGTGGCCGGAATTTGGGTGGGGGAGCTGGCTCGCCACGCCAGGCTCGCTCAGGCACTGcccacccctgtccccagtgGCGGCCGCAGCATCAACGTCACGGGGCAGGGCTTCAGCCTGGTGCAGAGATTCGCCATGGTGGTCATAGCTGAGCCCCTGCAGtcctggcggcggcggcgggaggccGGGCCTCTGCAGCCCGTGACGGTCAGTCCTGGTGTTGGCTCTGCTCCGGCGTGGTTCCCTTGGGAAGTGCGGGGTAGGGATGGGGCCTGACGGCCTGGCCTCGGCCTGCAGGTCGTGGGCACGGAGTACACATTCTACAACGACTCCAAGGTCGTGTTCTCGTCCCCCGCGGTCCCCGAGGAGCCCGAGGCCTACAATCTCACAGCCCTCATCCAGATGGACGGGCACCGGGCCTTGCTCAGGACTGAGGCCGGTGCCTTCGAGTACGTGGCCGACCCCACCTTTGAGAACTTCACGGGGGGAGTCAAGAAGCAGGTCAACAAGCTCATCCATGCCCGGGTGAGGACTGGCCGCTGCCCGGGGGTTGGTAGGGGAGGCGGCTGGAGGTCTGGGCCAAGTCGGCCCCAgtggccctgcctccctcccggTCACTGTGTTGCTCCCCATGACCCCCACAGGGCACTAACCTGAACAAGGCAATGACGCTCCACGAGGCCGAGGCCTTCGTGGGTGCCGAGCGCTGCATCATGAAGACACTGACCGAGACGGACCTGTACTGTGAACCCCCAGAGGTGCAGCCGCCCCCAAAGCGGCGGCAGAAGCGGGACACGACCCACAACCTGCCAGAGTTCATTGTGCGTGCGGTCGTGTGGGTGCAGCTGGGGCGGGGCAGGCCAGATGCCGGTCGGTTCCCTGGTGCCCTGGTGGAGCCGCACCTGGCCCTACTGAGCCTGCCCTGCCCCGCAGGTGAAGTTTGGCTCCCGAGAGTGGGTGCTGGGCCGCGTGGAGTACGACACGAGGGTGAGCGACGTGCCGCTCAGCCTCATCCTGCCGCTGGTCATCGTGCCCATGGTGGCGGTCATTGCCGTGTCTGTCTACTGCTACTGGTGAGTCCCTCCGGCCACACACCCAGCACGACACACAAGCTCTGAGCCGCCAGGTGGCCTGAGCCAGGCTAGGCCCTGTTAACCTCCCTGTGCCCGCAGGAGGAAGAGCCAGCAGGCGGAGCGCGAGTACGAGAAGATCAAGTCCCAGCTGGAGGGCTTGGAGGAGAGCGTGCGCGACCGCTGCAAAAAGGAGTTCACAGGTGCGGCGGCCTGGCCGGGGCGGGCAGGACCCTCGGGCTGCCTGGACCCCGGAGTCCCCAAGGACACCTCTTGGGGACTGGGAGGGAGGACGTTCTGGAAAGAAGCTACGTTGGAAAGGCAGAGGTGGGCGGGGTGGCCAGCGGCTGGGATGCCTCACCCTGGCCTCCCCTCAGACCTGATGATCGAGATGGAGGACCAGACCAACGACGTTCACGAGGCAGGCATCCCCGTGCTGGACTACAAGACCTACACCGACCGCGTCTTCTTCCTGCCCTCCAAGGACGGCGACAAGGACGTGATGATCACAGGCAGGCTGGACATCCCAGAGTCGCGGCGACCTGTGGTGGAGCAGGCTCTGTACCAGTTCTCCAACCTGCTCAACAGCAAGTCCTTCCTGGTCACCGTGAGTAGGGCCGGTCCACAGGGCGGCTTGGGGAGGGCCAGGCAGAGACCGGGCTCAGGTGCTCACCGAGGCTTTGCCTGGCGACCCTCGCAGTTCATTCACACCCTGGAGAGCCAGCGTGAGTTCTCCGCCCGCGCCAAGGTCTACTTTGCGTCCTTGCTGACCGTGGCGCTGCACGGGAAGCTGGAGTACTATACAGACATCATGCGCACGCTCTTCCTGGAGCTCATGGAGCAGTACGTGGTGGCCAAGAACCCCAAGCTGATGCTGCGCAGGTGTGTGGGCTGCGGGGGTGTGGGCGGGGCGCATGCCGGAAGGATGGCGGAGCGGTGGGGCGAGTGgatggctgggggcggggcctgcgtgCAGGGTGGGTGGCCACGGGGTTGGTCCGGGTGCACGGATGGCGGTGTgggcggggaggcggggcgcGTGGATGACAGTGCGGACGGGGCAGGGGCACGCAGAGGGcagtggggcggggcgggggtgacCCCAGTACCTGGGCTGCCAGCAGATGCAGGCAGTGCAGACAGGGAGGAAGGATACGTGAGCTTCTGCTGGTCCCCTTGGCGTCtcttggtggggtggggtggatggTGAGGAGTCCAGCGCTAGGGTCACTGTAGGCTGCGTGCATGCGTTCTGACGGGGACCCAGGGCCTGGAAGCACGTGCTGTGGGTGCCTGGAGGAGCCGGCTGGGCCCAAGGGCACTGAGGGGTCCCTAGGGAAACACTTCTCGGCCCCTGCAGGTCTGAGACGGTGGTAGAAAGGATGCTGTCCAATTGGATGTCCATCTGCCTCTACCAGTACCTCAAGGTGGGCTCTGGGGGGCCTGGCCAGGGTCGGGGAGGAATGTGGTGGTGCGCTCCCCGCCCTCCCCACACAGGTCCGCCTGCCTGTGCAGCATCACCCAGGGCTCTGGCATGGTCGTTCCCACCCATGGCTGAGCTGCTCTTTGTCCTCCCAGGACAGTGCGGGCGAGCCTCTGTACAAACTGTTCAAGGCCATCAAGCACCAGGTGGAAAAGGGGCCAGTCGATGCTGTGCAGAAGAAGGCCAAATACACCCTCAATGACACGGGGCTGCTGGGGGACGACGTGGAGTACGCGCCCCTGGTGAGCCCTGGGGCCGCGGGCCGCGGgccggggggctgggggagctcaGAGACTGCTCTCAGTGGCGCTGGGCTCTGGGCCCAGCCGCAGTCCCAGAAGCTGGATGGTGTTGGGGGATTCACGTGGGCCCGGCTGAGTTCGGACAGGGGTTGTGGGTCCCCCGCAGTTGTCTCTAGAGAGAGGCTCTATGTGTCGTGGGCACCTGGGTCTGCCCCAGGTCTGTGTGGGGCCTGGGTGTCCGCGTGTGCCTGGTGTTGAGCTTGTGTGCACAGGTGGGAGATGGCGTGGGGCACGTGGTGCCCGGGAGCCAGCCAGTCCCCGAGCTGCTCTGTTCTTTGTCCTGTGGAGCCCGGGATTGGGACAGGGCCAGGCCGTGCTACTCTGGGTGCTCTAGGGGCTCAGAGCTACCCCCGCTCCACTTGATGGTGTGGCCGTGAGTCTGCTACCACACTGGTGGCCCGTGAATGCTGACTCTTCACCGTGTCCTTCGGCAGACGGTGAGCGTGATCGTGCAGGACGAAGGGGCCGATGCTGTCCCCGTCAAGGTCCTCAACTGTGACACCATCTCCCAGGTCAAGGAAAAGATCATTGACCAGGTGTACCGGGCGCGGCCCTGCTCCCGCTGGCCCAGGGCTGACAGTGTGGTCCTTGGTGAGCAAGGCCCTTGTGTTCCCTGGAGAGGGGTCCTGCCCTCAGAGGCTGgttgggcagggggtgggtaTCGGGACAGCTGGGTTCCAGGTGCCGGGCTCCAGGTGCCAGACTGTGTCCTTCCAGAGTGGCGTCCTGGGTCTACAGCCCAGATCCTGTCGGACCTGGACCTGACGTCTCAGCGGGAGGGCCGATGGAAACGCATCAACACGCTGATGCATTACAACGTGAGTGCCagtgggtgggggcgggagggggggcgTTGTGcgcagggagagcaggctcctTGTCTAGCGACATCCGCCCTCATGACCGCGTGCCCCAGGTCCGGGACGGAGCCACTCTGATCCTGTCCACTGTGGGAGTCTCTCAGCAGCCTGAGGACAGCCAGCCGGACCTGCCCGGGGAGCGTGAGTACCCCCGCCCCTGCTTTTGCCCTGGGCTCCTGTCGGCTCCGGAGGTCTGCGTGGAGCAGTGCCCACCCTCGGCCGCcacggcggggtggggggctgctgagCTCCAGCCCTCGTCCTCCAGCaccgctcctccctcccctccccaggccacgccctcctggaggaggagaacCGCGTGTGGCACTTGGTGCGGCCCacagaggaggtggaggaaggcagGTCCAAGCGAGGCAGCGTGAAGGAGAAGGAGCGCACCAAGGCCATCACGGAGATCTACTTGACGCGCCTGCTGTCCGTCAAGGTGGGCGCTGTGGCCCGCGCGCGGGCGGGCTGGGGCGGTGCGGGCGGGCGATGCTGagcgcctcccccacccctgcagggcaCCCTGCAGCAGTTTGTGGACAACTTCTTCCAAAGCGTCCTGGCACCCGGGCTCGCCGTCCCGCCGGCGGTGAAGTACTTCTTCGACTTCCTggacgagcaggcagagaggcacgaCATCAAAGACGAGGACACCGTCCACATCTGGAAGACCAACAGGTGGGCGCTGCTCCGCCCGCGGCCCCTCGCCCCTGGCCTCAGCCGCCCCTCACTCCGCCGCTCTGCCTCAGCTTGCCGCTGCGGTTCTGGGTGAACGTCCTCAAGAACCCGCATTTCGTCTTCGACGTCCACGTGCACGAGGTGGTGGACGCCTCCCTGTCCGTCATCGCCCAGACCTTCATGGACGCCTGCACGCGCACCGAGCACAAGCTGAGCCGCGTGAGTGGGCGCCGCGCGCCGGAGGGCGGGTGGAGCCGGGGCCCCGGGTGCGGCTGTGGCTGGAGGGCCCCGGGGACGCTGTGCCGGTGCAGGGCTGAGGAGCCCGGcggggaggaggctccctgcggTGTGCGGGCGGGGGAGAAAGGGAGGCGGGCAGCCTGGGACGCCCCACCTCTGCCTCATGTGGGAGCCCACAGAATCGGAAGCTCCCCCTGTCTGGGGCTGGGCACGGGTGGCTCCCCGGTCGGACCTCTgttccccactccccttcccttctctgttgtGTGTTCGAGCTGAGCGGCGGGGCACCTGGCTCTGTCCCCTGCAGGACTCCCCCAGCAACAAGCTGCTCTACGCCAAGGAGATCTCCACCTACaa
This genomic interval from Mustela erminea isolate mMusErm1 chromosome 6, mMusErm1.Pri, whole genome shotgun sequence contains the following:
- the PLXNB2 gene encoding plexin-B2, producing the protein MALQLWALTLLGLVGTGAGLRPRRLDVFRSDTELNHLVVDEASGVLYVGAVNALYQLSADLQLRQQATTGPALDNKKCTPPIEPSQCHEAVQTDNVNQLLLLDPPGKRLVECGSLFKGICALRALSNISTRLFYEDGSGEKSFVASNDERVATVGLVSAASPGGERVLFVGKGNGPHDNGIIVSTRLLDRAEGREAFEAYTDHATYKAGYLSTNTQQFVAAFEDGLYVFFVFNQQDKHPPRNRTLLARMCKQDPFYYSYLEMDLECLDPSEPQTPAFGTCLAASVAGLSASRVLYAVFSRDGRSGGGPHAGLCLFPLDEVHAKMEASRNACYTGARDVGRDTFYKPFHGEIQCGGHGPAASESFPCGSEHLPYPLGSRDGLTVTAVLHRGGLNLTAVVVTAEHGHTVAFLGTSDGQVLKVYLAPDGSSAEYGSILVEINKRIKRDLVLSPDLAFLYTMTQDKVFRFPVQDCLSYPTCEQCHSSQDPYCGWCVIEGRCTRRAECSRAEESGHWLWSRHESCVAITGAQPQNMSRRAQGEVQLTVRPLPALSEEDELLCLFGDSPAHPARVEEDAVICNSPHTVPDTPPGHDHVAVNIQLLFRRGSVFLTSHLYPFYDCREAMSLAENLPCISCASNRWTCQWDLRYHECREASPNPEEGIVRAHMEDNCPQFLNPSPLVIPMNHETDVTFQGKNLDTVKGSSLYVGSDVLKFEEPVSTQEPGTFFFRTPKLSHDANETLPLHLYVKSYGKNVDSKLQVTLYSCSFGRSDCSLCLAADPAYKCVWCVGQGRCVYEGLCSNSTSECPPPVITRIHPETGPLGGGIRVTILGSNLGVRAEDVKTVSVAGRNCVFEPERYSVSTRIVCAVEAAPEPITGGVVVNVSGKLGHSPAHVQFTYQQPQPLRVEPKQGPQAGGTTLTISGTHLDTGSAEDVRVTLNDVPCKVTQFGAQLQCVTGPQPVLGELPLEVYYGGSRVSSPAVVFTYRENPVLRAFEPLRSFVSGGRSINVTGQGFSLVQRFAMVVIAEPLQSWRRRREAGPLQPVTVVGTEYTFYNDSKVVFSSPAVPEEPEAYNLTALIQMDGHRALLRTEAGAFEYVADPTFENFTGGVKKQVNKLIHARGTNLNKAMTLHEAEAFVGAERCIMKTLTETDLYCEPPEVQPPPKRRQKRDTTHNLPEFIVKFGSREWVLGRVEYDTRVSDVPLSLILPLVIVPMVAVIAVSVYCYWRKSQQAEREYEKIKSQLEGLEESVRDRCKKEFTDLMIEMEDQTNDVHEAGIPVLDYKTYTDRVFFLPSKDGDKDVMITGRLDIPESRRPVVEQALYQFSNLLNSKSFLVTFIHTLESQREFSARAKVYFASLLTVALHGKLEYYTDIMRTLFLELMEQYVVAKNPKLMLRRSETVVERMLSNWMSICLYQYLKDSAGEPLYKLFKAIKHQVEKGPVDAVQKKAKYTLNDTGLLGDDVEYAPLTVSVIVQDEGADAVPVKVLNCDTISQVKEKIIDQVYRARPCSRWPRADSVVLEWRPGSTAQILSDLDLTSQREGRWKRINTLMHYNVRDGATLILSTVGVSQQPEDSQPDLPGERHALLEEENRVWHLVRPTEEVEEGRSKRGSVKEKERTKAITEIYLTRLLSVKGTLQQFVDNFFQSVLAPGLAVPPAVKYFFDFLDEQAERHDIKDEDTVHIWKTNSLPLRFWVNVLKNPHFVFDVHVHEVVDASLSVIAQTFMDACTRTEHKLSRDSPSNKLLYAKEISTYKKMVEDYYKGIRQMVQVSDQDMNTYLAEISRAHTDSLNTLVALHQLYQYTQKYYDEIINALEEDPAAQKMQLAFRLQQIAAALENKVTDL